A stretch of DNA from Juglans microcarpa x Juglans regia isolate MS1-56 chromosome 5D, Jm3101_v1.0, whole genome shotgun sequence:
TCACGAATGAAAAACGTTGCGAGAGACACTATGAAATTGATGTCTCTTATGCCAAAATGCTAACAACAACTTGTAGATTAGTGGTCTGATATGAGGAAAACCATATTGAAAAGGAACGTAACTTATATGTAAAGAATTGTACATGTCAAGTGTTAAAAGACTATTAAACTAGACTTGGTGTGTTATGTAAATAGCAAAGTGAAGGAACAAGCTTGCTAACAAAAAGATGGAGCATGGACATAAACGATTTTATGAGATATACCAGGATTGTGTATGCTCTTATACATATTATGTATTCAAGAACAATTAATGATAGTAAAGATATAGCCTTTAAAGTCTTTCTCCctcattctttattttattttctattttatttttattttctctatttataGGTGAACGTGGCTagaaaaataatggaaatataataaatcaataatactaattgatttaaataataaattaaatatgataaagaATAAGTCATATTATCGTATAAactagaatattatgaatatattctataaaaagtaTGGTAGTATTCTAACAATgtctaattttaataaaaatgcatatttttaatggaaaatatttCGAAGCCcccaaacaaagaaagatttGGAAGTTTCTGCCTTCTGGTCTTAACACCTCATTTCTGtacaacttttaattttaaatgattttgaaCAGCGTGTGTtctaaaaaaaacagaaaaacagagagagagagagagagagagagagagagagagagagaggctctcCATTTCATAAATTTATCTTGGTAAAAAGAAATTTGGTAGAAGGTTTTGAAAATTAGAAGCGAAGAAACTGAGGTCATATACAATATCTCATTCTAAAACCTGGGTCTAGAAATCTATAAATGCCAAATCAAATAGATCACGTAACTTGAGAAAAGAAGAGTGGAATACAAGATCAGTTGGTGGTATTGAGTTAGAGAGATACACACAACTCTAAGGTCTATAATAAGACAAATACAGTCGATACATGAAATGAATTATACAACATTTATTAAGAAttcaattttatctaaaaaatttgcttaaacaaattataaatattgtaaaaaattatgtgtttaTATCTTTCCCACTTGAATCgaaaaaaaacttaagaaatttaagttcgaaATTGTGTACGTAGATCTTGATCCTTCTAGTAAACTGACattaatatcttatatatatgagtCATGACCATCTGAATATCATTGAAGTATGTctgtaaaatatcatattatagtagttgaaaacttgaaatctcttaaggtactatatatatatatatatatatatatatattaatgaaaatactTGGCAAAgaaaacctatatatatatatatatattaatgaaaatactTGGCAAAGAAAACCTGACTTGTACCCACCTCAAGCTAATCCATGTTTCATGTCCCCAAGTCGTTTGTTTTTTAGCCCAAAAACACAGAATTATAAACAACAAATCCCCATGTGAATGCAAGCTTGGCTATACATGATTCATGCATGTTGCATTAATGAACAACACATGATTACATTACATTCCCTTTGAAATTGTACCTTTTCAAATGGCGTGATCAagttttttcaacatttttatcGCATGGGGTGTGGGTCTATGCTTCTACATTTTTAAAGACCTTTTCTTTTTGCCCTTTTCTTTTGGCAGTACCAGCTAAGCCACGTGAGCAAGTCTCtaagaaaaagataagaaacTTGTAATTTTGGTACACAGATCCATATCAAAGTGTTTAGAACCTCTATTACTGGCCCCCACACATGATATTTGCCACCTCTGCATGAGGTGACTGCCAGCTGTTCATGACCCACCACCACTTTTCCTCCCCCATTATACCCCCAGGTTCCTCCCTCATTTACTTAGACGAGCCATATCCAGTATCAGAAAGTCGGTTATGCCCCCCCCTCCACAATTCATTGTGCTTGTGCGTGCTTGTGCAGCCGTCCGACAGGAGGGTAATGAGGGTCATTGAATTCGAGGTGGGTGGAGATAACGGAAAACAAGGGTGGTTTTCTTGGTAATTAAAAGGAAAGCAGGGGGGTTTTTACACAGAAAGTACGCCTATATGTTGATGGAGCTGGGTCTTGGAGCTCTATCTATGTGCCTTAATTTGGAAGGGACAGTTGGGCGTAACAGTTGCATTGAGTTGGACTTCAACTGGTGACCACAGTTTGCCACGACAGAGACGGAGCAATTGTTACAAAGTAACCGAGGGAGCGAGCCACACAGAGAgatcagaaagagagagagtctgcatcttcttcttctggtTTGTTCTTGGTATGTTTGGAAAATTTACTATGATTTTTTGCaggtttttttagttttagagagagacagaaaagaaagaatgatatTATAAGATACCCAGATACTtaactttttgtcttttttgttttgtaaagaGATTCTTATGGAATCCTTCTTTAATttgtatgtgattttttttttctcctctccttttGTTAGGGCTAGTAATAGCTAATTTAATAGACAAACAAGATGGGATACTGGAAAGAAAAGGTTCTTCCAAAGATCAAGAAGGTTTTCGACAAGACTGGTCCCAAGAAGGCTGCTGCTGCTGAGGCCTGCAAGTCTTTCGACGAGTCTAAGGTATTTGTTCTTTGAATGAATTCTGTTTTCTCcaaaagaaatgaaaccaaTTAAAAACGTGCGGATACACCATCATAcaggcatgcatatatatatatatatatatataaagcatagcagaacaaaacgaaaaaaaaattctcacttCTCTGTATTTGGTTTAGGATCAAATCCACAAGGAGTTTGAAGAGAAGAAGCATGAGCTCCAGCCTAAAGTCATTGAAATATATGAGGCTTCGTCAGCAGAAATCAAGGTGAGATTGTATCTCGAGAACTAGGGGCAATTAAAAAGAATATCTAGATAGAAAAAACTTCAAAGAAAAGAGATCAAGAGCATCATGAAGAGTACTAGACTAACATCATATTTCAACCTGCTACGTACAGACCTTTATCAAGGAACCCAAGGAGGCAGGATTGAAGAAGAACTCTGTTGCAGTTCACAAGTTCATAGAAGAACTCGTGAAAATCGGTACGTATGATCATGTTTTCTGTTATTTTCTGTTATATATTCATCCCTATGCAATACATATTTCCATTCTCTCATAGCCTCTTTGTCGCTTGGATGTTCTATATTTATGCTCACcgctatatatatttatatatatatatatatatatatatatatatatatctacagaGTTTCCGGGATCAAAACCAGTATGTGAAGCATCTTCAAAGTTTGGGCCAGCGTTGGTTCCCGGTCCGGTTATCTTTGTCTTTGAAAAGGTCTCGACGTTTATAGTCACAGAAGAGAAAGTCGAGCCACCGCCAGAAGCAGCAAAAACTGAAGAAGCAGCAGGTGGCAAAGAAAAGGAGATCGTCATCgttgaagaagagaagaaagaagaaaagaaggaagaggaagggaagaaagaagaggtggtggagaaaatagaagaagagaagataGAAGTTGTGGCAGTGGAGGCTGAGAAAGCGGAAGCACCAGCACCAGCTTCAACCGAGCCTGCAGCAGCCAAGGTGGAGGAAGCAGAACCGCCAAAGCCTTGACAAATTCGAGTACATGAGCAGCAACTTCCTTGAAAGTAAACTTTgtgggaaattaaaaaaaaaaatagtgatttGTTATTCTTTGTCCTCCATCCTTTTCTTGTAATATTTCTCTGatttgccaagaaaaaaaacccaaaaaaaaaaaaaaaatctgtatttatttttatggattatgCAATTCATGTGTGAACGGATAATCATTGTGAATTAATCTATATTATTTCCAATATAGTGGATTGATGGGAAACTCTCCTCTTATCAGTATTTACAAATGCATTAATTAAAAGggtaatatttattgatttggATCTTAtttggatctctctctctctatgataAGGATTCATATAATTAGGTACGTACGTAAGAGCCATGAATAagtattctttttttatcagaTATTTAATTTCTCTAAAGTTTTGGTAGCAAATTAATTGAGTAGTTAGATCTATATATCCtcatcaaatataattttttcatcataaTCCCATAGTGTAAATTTgtatcctaattaattaaagataatACATTTATTTAACTTAATTAGTCTcggtattttttatttctttcattttaagaTTTTAGCTATAGTACTGTACTTTGTCTGACTGGATAATTATTTGGGTGGAGGGAATAAGTAttaacagtattttttttttaatttcaggaAAATATTACCATAATATACttaattttctatgtttttggGGGTAACTCACACCCGTTtatataaaacagatttttaattGGAAGtgagtaaataaatatattaatatatctgTGGGATTGCTTTTATTAGAAAATGTTATCACCTTAATAGTTATTAAAggtttaattaaattagtatgcAGCAGTTTTAAAAATTGGAATGGTTGAGCTTTTAATAGAAAATCTCTGATGCTATATCGAAAATAGAATTGAAGAGAGGACAGAAGCTGCGGCAAGAGAGGAGAGAGATGGAGGGAAAATTATTATTGTAGTTACTTTGATACATACGTACATCAGATGAGCTCGATCTAATTATAGAGAAGAGCTAAATCTGACTAACAATTTCTAAACTAACAAGATTTGGAATTAATAACAGAAATTTATCTAACTAATTTATGTTAATCCTAATACAAATTCCAAAATGGGCTAAAATTTTGCAAACACTAGTCTAGAACAACAGCAAAAGATCCCACTACATCTTAATTCGTAAGCAAAACTATAATCTCTTAGactttcaagaacctagatcgATGCACATGATTAGTATGACATcagctgcgtttagatgttgaactgagttgagttgagatgctaagatattattagaatatttattattattttgagatttgaaaaagttgaattgtttattatattttatattggaatttgaaaaagttgtaatgatgagttgagatggatttaggAACCAAACAAAATTTAGTCTATTGAAGAtccataaaagtaaaatatgtAAAGGCTAATGCTGGCAGGGAATGGTGGAGGCGGCGGCAGTCATGGCGGTTGTAGAAAAAGAGGTTATGTAACTAGGAAAGGAGGTAGTGAATCCTTGGAGGTGACTCAAAGTGTAAGTCCTTCTCCCTACAGCAAAGCAAACACAAAGACAGTATGTAGAGAACcaaaaagagaaacaataaaTTTGGTTTGATCATCTAGGAAATGAATGATATTGGATTTTacgaattagaaaaaaaaaaaaaaaaagagtataatATAAAGTTGTCTGTCCCATGTCAAAGCATGATCAGTAATCATGCAATCGAGGAGTCATTTTTGTAGGGTaagtaagaaagaaatggaaggaaaaaaacaatccttagtaattaaagaggttgtattaattagtaattaagaGAGCAATTTGGCGTTGAGGGTGGGGACAAAACAGAAGCCAGCCTGCCCTCCCCCACCAAAATAGTTCTTATTCCAACACCTAAAGTTGAAGTGCTGAGCAATCAACCTTCTCATGAAAAAACTCATTTCTATATTCATATAATCAATCTGTGATTAAGCACGTCCTTAAAATGAATAACGTTATTCTAAGATCTTTACATCACATACTAAGAGATCGCATATTATTTACAGGACatgatttaatttgaaataacatttttcattcaaaatacaTGTATATGCTTGTGTATACGGAGTCAATTAGTTATGTTGGCCCTATTCAATTATTTAAAGTTGTATAAAGTAATTGGAAAGATTATACTCAGTATCTCGtttgacattcattgatgaaaatcagtttattttttattattattttttttaatttcttaaataaaagtCTTTACtaagagtcgggctactctgctGCCCAGAGTAGCCTGCTCGATTTGACTGCtagttacttttataattttttttatttttctattcacatttttttaatattttttaatattttttaaaaaataaaagaaatacaccaatacacttaaaatcactttcttaatcattaagtataAAAATTTTTACTGAGCGATTAAGTAGAGCGGTAAAATTTTGTGggcaaagtagttttttccCTTAACGTCAAGTGAAAAGtgatcattttatttaagaaacaaaaatattagaatcACCGAATGTTAGGTCAcgacaattatttttttaagttaatgattaaggaattgttttttagtaatgttgtgaattttttttttttaaagtttaagaatataaaaaaataatgaaaaaataaaaaacactttttcttcttatgtCTCGTGCTACATACGAGCACTGctctttaagaaaattaaatggtTTGGTGTCGATAGTTTTCATCTAGTGGGCAAATGGGGAATTACGAAACGGGACTCTTAGGAAatcattatctttttttgtGGAGACGAGACGTTACATGCGTCAGGCTGCATATGGTTAAGGGAGAGTGCTAGagcaacccaaaaaaaaaaaaaaataataataataataataataatactaggTACAGTAATAGAATTTGTAAGTATTGtgtaattttttgaaaagaaatagaatttattattaaaaaattaatttttttatacaaatttcgcatttatttattttttcttaaaagaattatataatatttatatattttgactacaaatatcatttttcaaaataaaagtacgCAAGGTTAGGAGGCACAATCAAAAGCTCCACCATGCAAGCAAGAAGAGGAGAGAGTCGAGACAGAGGAGAATGACTTGCCAAGGGATAAGACATAAAAGCAATTAGGGTCTGACTGctcgcatgcatgcatgcatccaccAGCATTCTTCAATTTCTGAGTACAGAATCTATACtaagaaagaacaagaaaaagcaGCCTCACATCATTTGGTGTTACCATATATCTAAATGATGACACGATAATACATAACTTTTACAATACCCTTCATGTTTTCTTGCACTCTTTTGACAAATCTAACtacaacaaccaacaatacagagcatatatatatgcttttaaaaaccccagtttttttttttttttttaaaaaaaaggttaaaaaaaaagggcaacTTCACAGCTTGTATGTATCAACAGATTACCGCGTTgacaaactattttttttttgggggaatGGTCATTGCATTGGAAATGTATTTGGTTGTTTAGCTTGTGCAAGCATTTGAACAACTTCTCTCATGGTCGGGCGCTCCACGCTTTGCTCTTGAACACATAGCATTGAGACGAAGAACACCTGCATGGCTTCATCTAGAGGAATGTTCCCCAACCGTTCGTCTAAGATTTTCCCCACTTGTTCTTTGTATGAGTTGGTTTGCATCTTTGTCCATTGAACAACGTCTAATCCTTCTTCCCCAAAATTGCCAACTGGCCTTCTCCCCGTTAGTAGTTCTAGCAGTACCACCCCGAAGCTGTAGACATCACTCTTCTCGTCAACTTTTAATGTGTATGCGTACTCTGTCGAAGGAGGCGGAGGGAAAAACATGGAAAATAAGAAGGTTTTTATAGCTGAGTTGCTCAATATCTATctagaaaggaagaaagaaaaatgcttagCCTTTTTATTATGAAGTGGTGTATTTTAAAGAAGGGTACGTAAAGGGTCTTTTCAATGTTGTGAAGTTTGGGTggttgtgaaaaaaaataaagggaaagtAAAACTTAGATCCCAATTATCTGGATTCTTAAGGGGGGAATTATTTGGAATGTGTACCTTTTGTTATGGTTCTAGAATTGGGTGCTGGTCAAAAAGGTTGACTGTAATTGGTCTGATTCTGAACGAACATGCATGGGCTAATGGCTTCAACTTTCAAGACATGCATAGCCGGTTAGTGTGACTGTTTgcgaaagaaaaagttaaaggaGAATTTGTTCCTTTGTGTTAGTGGAGCCTTTTCCCTTAATGGAATGCACAGGATTCTACTTTCCACCTTGGTCCTAAGAACAGTATATCCATGCTATATTTTTATGGAGAGTGTGGAGAAGTATATACTATTGATCTCTTTGTTATTTTGATCCCAGAATTGTAGAAAACAAATAAGGTTCAGAATGAAAGAATGTAACCTCTTTCCTGTGATTCCCTGAAATTGGAACTGATGAAGCTAAAGGTTTGAGTTATGTCTCAAACTGATGTGAAGGGGGAAAAATAAACGTACCTGGAGCTATATAGCCATAAGAGCCGGCAATTGCAGACATGCACTCTGATGTTCCAGTGTCTTGTAAGAACTTGGCGAGTCCAAAGTCTGCAACATGAGCTTCGAAATCGGAGTTAAGTAAAATGTTGTTGGACTTGACATCTCGATGGATTATCAGCGGGGAACAATCATGGTGCAAGTAGCACAGGCCTTTTGCTGCTTCAATGGCTATTTTGAGCCTTGTATCCCACTGGAGATACCCACCTCTTTTCCCATGCAGAACTTGACCCAGACTTCCATTTGGCATGTACTCATACACAAGCAAATTGATCTCTTTATTTGAACAAAATGCCAGCAACCGCACAATATTCCTGTGCCTGATTTTACCCAGTGTGCCTACTTCTGCAGAGAGGCCATTATCATGAGAAGAGCCTTTGCTTATTCCCAACAGCTTTTTCACGGCTACTTGCTCTCCATTTGGCAAGGTTCCCCTGTACACAATCCCAGCTCCACCTCTTCCTATAATATTGGTGTCCTTTATGCATTCTAGAATGTCTTCACTTCCAAATTCTAGCTTTTGGAATGCTGTGAGCTTCCATGAATTTGGATTCCTCCTCATCTTTCTGGTCTTTATGATTGCTAGAAGAGCAAATACCAATGAGCATACTAAGAGTCCCAATGCAAAAATAAGCTTAAATCTTCCGGGGACTTGAGACATGCTGCCATTGTGGTAATGTGATTCTATTGGCGAGCTTGATAGATAGTTGCAGGGGCTCAAGTATGCACCGCAGAGGTCAGGATTACCAGCAAAAGATGTAGAGTTGAAGACTGAATATTGCCCAGTTTCAGGTATTGGACCAGAGAAGTTATTGTAGGAGAAATCCGCGGAAGTCAAACTCTTCATGGACCCAAATTCCTTGGGGAGACTCTGGTTCAGGTGGTTCCATGAGATATTAAGATAATTCAATATGTGAATTTCTGCAATTTGAATTGGGACTGGGCCTGAGAGCTGGTTTTGGCTCAAATCTAAGGAAGTCAGCAAGAGGCAATTTCCAATCTCAGGAGGGATTCTGCCTGAAAATTTGTTTATACTCAGATCCAAATTTAGGACGTTTTTCAAGTGGCCTATTGAGGATGGAATTTCTCCTGTGAATCGGTTTCCATTTAGTAGAAGAATCTGCAAGCTGGGAAAATTGCCAATGGAAGTAGGAAGAGATCCAGATAAGCGATTATTTGAAAGATTTAGCTGCACGAGTTTTGAGGGTACCTTGCTTGTGTCTTGAGGAAGTGGCCCACTAAGATAATTGTTATATAACTCCATGAGTGATAGCTCAGGCAAGTGAAGAAACCCACTTGCTATCGACCCACTTAAATAATTATACCCAATTCGGACTCTTTGGAGTGTGTCACATTGCCCAAGATCATCAGGCAGAGGTCCAAACAGAAAATTGTGTTGTAAAATCAAGATCTTCAACTTCCTTCCAAAG
This window harbors:
- the LOC121264522 gene encoding plasma membrane-associated cation-binding protein 1-like gives rise to the protein MGYWKEKVLPKIKKVFDKTGPKKAAAAEACKSFDESKDQIHKEFEEKKHELQPKVIEIYEASSAEIKTFIKEPKEAGLKKNSVAVHKFIEELVKIEFPGSKPVCEASSKFGPALVPGPVIFVFEKVSTFIVTEEKVEPPPEAAKTEEAAGGKEKEIVIVEEEKKEEKKEEEGKKEEVVEKIEEEKIEVVAVEAEKAEAPAPASTEPAAAKVEEAEPPKP
- the LOC121266075 gene encoding leucine-rich repeat receptor-like serine/threonine-protein kinase BAM3 isoform X2, whose protein sequence is MFSGDLKWEFSQLKELVVLDAYDNNFNSSLPLGVTQLPKLQHLDFGGNFFTGKIPPSYGGMKQLNYLSLAGNSLRGFIPSELGNLTNLKQLLLGYYNEFDGGIPPELGKLINLFHLDLANCSLEGPIPPELGNLKNLDTAFLQINQLGGWIPPQLGNLSKLKTLDLSDNALTGAIPVEFSGLHELTLLNLFINKFHGEIPHAIAELPKLEVLKMWQNNFTGAIPSKLGQNGRLLDLDLSTNKLTGLIPKSLCFGRKLKILILQHNFLFGPLPDDLGQCDTLQRVRIGYNYLSGSIASGFLHLPELSLMELYNNYLSGPLPQDTSKVPSKLVQLNLSNNRLSGSLPTSIGNFPSLQILLLNGNRFTGEIPSSIGHLKNVLNLDLSINKFSGRIPPEIGNCLLLTSLDLSQNQLSGPVPIQIAEIHILNYLNISWNHLNQSLPKEFGSMKSLTSADFSYNNFSGPIPETGQYSVFNSTSFAGNPDLCGAYLSPCNYLSSSPIESHYHNGSMSQVPGRFKLIFALGLLVCSLVFALLAIIKTRKMRRNPNSWKLTAFQKLEFGSEDILECIKDTNIIGRGGAGIVYRGTLPNGEQVAVKKLLGISKGSSHDNGLSAEVGTLGKIRHRNIVRLLAFCSNKEINLLVYEYMPNGSLGQVLHGKRGGYLQWDTRLKIAIEAAKGLCYLHHDCSPLIIHRDVKSNNILLNSDFEAHVADFGLAKFLQDTGTSECMSAIAGSYGYIAPEYAYTLKVDEKSDVYSFGVVLLELLTGRRPVGNFGEEGLDVVQWTKMQTNSYKEQVGKILDERLGNIPLDEAMQVFFVSMLCVQEQSVERPTMREVVQMLAQAKQPNTFPMQ
- the LOC121266075 gene encoding leucine-rich repeat receptor-like serine/threonine-protein kinase BAM3 isoform X1 produces the protein MAAANMRSVFLSFMILVFLTSSHPVSSHNPSLKRQASILVSLKQAFESFSPSLNIWNESNYLSLCSWTGVLCDRNNRLVVSLDISSSNISGSLSPVITELGSLVNLSVAGNSLSGSFPPDIHKLQRLQLLNISNNMFSGDLKWEFSQLKELVVLDAYDNNFNSSLPLGVTQLPKLQHLDFGGNFFTGKIPPSYGGMKQLNYLSLAGNSLRGFIPSELGNLTNLKQLLLGYYNEFDGGIPPELGKLINLFHLDLANCSLEGPIPPELGNLKNLDTAFLQINQLGGWIPPQLGNLSKLKTLDLSDNALTGAIPVEFSGLHELTLLNLFINKFHGEIPHAIAELPKLEVLKMWQNNFTGAIPSKLGQNGRLLDLDLSTNKLTGLIPKSLCFGRKLKILILQHNFLFGPLPDDLGQCDTLQRVRIGYNYLSGSIASGFLHLPELSLMELYNNYLSGPLPQDTSKVPSKLVQLNLSNNRLSGSLPTSIGNFPSLQILLLNGNRFTGEIPSSIGHLKNVLNLDLSINKFSGRIPPEIGNCLLLTSLDLSQNQLSGPVPIQIAEIHILNYLNISWNHLNQSLPKEFGSMKSLTSADFSYNNFSGPIPETGQYSVFNSTSFAGNPDLCGAYLSPCNYLSSSPIESHYHNGSMSQVPGRFKLIFALGLLVCSLVFALLAIIKTRKMRRNPNSWKLTAFQKLEFGSEDILECIKDTNIIGRGGAGIVYRGTLPNGEQVAVKKLLGISKGSSHDNGLSAEVGTLGKIRHRNIVRLLAFCSNKEINLLVYEYMPNGSLGQVLHGKRGGYLQWDTRLKIAIEAAKGLCYLHHDCSPLIIHRDVKSNNILLNSDFEAHVADFGLAKFLQDTGTSECMSAIAGSYGYIAPEYAYTLKVDEKSDVYSFGVVLLELLTGRRPVGNFGEEGLDVVQWTKMQTNSYKEQVGKILDERLGNIPLDEAMQVFFVSMLCVQEQSVERPTMREVVQMLAQAKQPNTFPMQ